The proteins below are encoded in one region of Candidatus Glassbacteria bacterium:
- the argJ gene encoding bifunctional glutamate N-acetyltransferase/amino-acid acetyltransferase ArgJ, with amino-acid sequence MNLEIDQSGSVDSVPAFRASGTACGIKAGNLPDLGVILADRPCAAAGVFTTNRLQAAPVLYCREVLAAEAENIRAVVVNSGNANACTGSRGMDNARRTAQLAEQTFAIEPSRALVMSTGIIGEQLPMDKLASGLQELGSTIDSGAEESFAAAIMTTDTVAKHLSLAFQLEDFPVTIGGAAKGSGMIHPDMATMLAFFTTDAAISPPALAEALRRVTGRSFNMISVDGDRSPNDSVFVLANGASGAAKIEDEDSPGFELFCTAFERIAVLLAKKIAADGEGATKLVEISVSGAASFEDAARVARAVANSPLVKTALYGQDPNWGRIVSAVGYSGVEVNPERLTVRFDGLAAFSAGEPSDTPDADLAAKLAGDEVLIEIELGMGGECCRFWTCDMTCNYIRINADYHT; translated from the coding sequence ATGAATCTGGAAATCGATCAAAGCGGCTCGGTCGATTCGGTGCCCGCTTTCCGCGCTTCCGGGACAGCCTGCGGAATCAAGGCCGGCAATCTTCCCGATCTCGGCGTGATCCTGGCGGACAGGCCCTGCGCCGCCGCCGGCGTGTTTACCACCAACCGCTTGCAGGCCGCCCCCGTACTGTACTGCAGGGAAGTGCTCGCAGCCGAAGCAGAAAATATCCGGGCCGTGGTTGTCAACAGCGGCAACGCCAACGCCTGCACCGGCAGCCGGGGGATGGACAACGCGCGCCGGACCGCGCAGCTCGCGGAGCAAACGTTCGCTATTGAGCCATCCAGGGCTCTCGTGATGTCCACCGGGATTATCGGCGAGCAGCTTCCAATGGACAAGCTCGCCAGCGGCTTGCAGGAGCTTGGGAGCACAATCGACAGCGGGGCGGAGGAATCGTTCGCTGCTGCGATCATGACCACGGACACGGTGGCAAAGCATCTGTCGCTGGCTTTCCAGCTCGAGGATTTCCCGGTCACTATCGGGGGGGCGGCCAAGGGTTCGGGTATGATCCATCCGGACATGGCGACCATGCTCGCGTTTTTCACCACCGACGCGGCGATCAGCCCCCCGGCGCTGGCCGAGGCTTTGCGCCGGGTCACAGGGCGCTCGTTCAACATGATCAGTGTCGATGGAGACCGCAGCCCCAACGACAGCGTGTTCGTGCTGGCCAACGGCGCCTCCGGCGCAGCGAAGATCGAGGACGAAGACAGCCCGGGATTCGAGTTGTTTTGCACTGCGTTTGAGAGAATCGCGGTTCTGCTGGCAAAAAAAATCGCCGCCGATGGCGAAGGCGCCACGAAGCTTGTCGAAATCTCGGTCAGCGGCGCGGCCAGTTTCGAGGACGCGGCCCGGGTGGCCCGTGCGGTGGCCAACAGCCCGCTGGTCAAAACCGCGCTCTACGGGCAGGACCCCAACTGGGGGCGGATTGTCAGCGCAGTGGGCTACAGCGGCGTGGAGGTTAACCCCGAGCGGCTAACGGTCCGGTTCGACGGGCTGGCGGCGTTCAGCGCCGGAGAGCCGTCGGATACGCCAGACGCCGACCTGGCCGCAAAGCTTGCCGGCGATGAAGTGCTGATCGAAATCGAACTCGGGATGGGAGGCGAGTGCTGCAGGTTCTGGACCTGCGACATGACCTGCAACTATATCAGAATCAACGCGGATTATCATACGTGA
- a CDS encoding aspartate aminotransferase family protein: MDKAQQVISDEEKYILGTYARPPFVLDHGKGCYLYDTDGKRYLDMVSGIAVNALGYGDKDLIRAIAGQSGKLIHCSNLYYTAPHVKLAKMLVTGSFADKVFFCNSGAEAVEGAMKIARRWAQKNIGGRCSGFVAFTGSFHGRTFGALALTDRKKYRLPFEPLVPGASFARFGDAGDAESKIGLDTCAVIVEPVQGEGGVNPAGANFLRQLAKICRRRNVLLIFDEVQCGLGRTGKLFAYEHSGVAPDILALAKPLAGGLPMGAVLVNRKAASAIEKGDHATTFGGGLVVSAAAIEVLKKLKKPSFLKAVQQKGDHLLRGLEKLKKQFPSLVVAARGLGLMAGLELNINAAPLIGDFRERGVLVCPAGARVIRAVPPLVISLKQIDTFIDVFAGVLKNAEKRDGSKP; the protein is encoded by the coding sequence GTGGACAAGGCACAGCAGGTTATCAGCGACGAGGAAAAATATATTCTCGGCACCTATGCCCGCCCCCCGTTTGTACTGGACCACGGCAAGGGCTGTTATCTGTACGATACCGACGGTAAACGCTACCTCGACATGGTCAGCGGAATCGCGGTCAATGCACTGGGCTACGGAGACAAGGACCTTATCCGCGCTATCGCCGGGCAGAGCGGGAAACTGATCCACTGCTCGAACCTCTACTACACCGCACCCCATGTCAAGCTGGCCAAAATGCTCGTGACCGGCTCGTTCGCCGATAAGGTGTTTTTCTGCAACAGCGGGGCGGAAGCTGTCGAGGGAGCGATGAAAATCGCCCGCCGCTGGGCCCAGAAAAATATCGGCGGCCGGTGCAGCGGGTTCGTGGCGTTCACCGGCTCGTTCCACGGCCGCACGTTCGGCGCGCTGGCCCTGACCGACCGCAAAAAATACCGCCTACCGTTCGAGCCGCTGGTGCCGGGCGCCAGCTTCGCCCGCTTCGGCGATGCCGGTGATGCCGAGTCCAAGATCGGCCTCGACACCTGCGCGGTGATCGTGGAGCCGGTCCAGGGCGAGGGCGGAGTGAATCCAGCCGGGGCGAACTTTCTCCGTCAACTGGCCAAAATCTGCCGCCGCCGCAACGTGCTGCTCATCTTCGACGAGGTCCAGTGCGGACTGGGGCGCACCGGCAAGCTGTTCGCCTACGAGCACTCGGGCGTGGCGCCGGATATCCTGGCCCTGGCCAAGCCCCTGGCCGGCGGTCTGCCGATGGGCGCGGTGCTGGTCAACCGCAAAGCGGCCTCGGCAATCGAGAAGGGCGACCACGCAACCACGTTCGGCGGCGGGCTGGTGGTCAGCGCCGCTGCGATCGAGGTACTCAAAAAACTGAAAAAACCCTCGTTCCTCAAGGCCGTTCAGCAAAAAGGCGACCATCTGCTGCGCGGGCTGGAAAAGCTGAAAAAGCAGTTCCCCTCGCTGGTGGTCGCCGCCCGCGGGCTGGGCCTGATGGCCGGGCTGGAGCTGAACATAAACGCCGCGCCCCTGATCGGGGACTTCCGCGAGCGCGGCGTGCTGGTCTGCCCGGCGGGCGCACGGGTTATCAGGGCTGTGCCGCCGCTGGTGATCTCGCTCAAACAGATCGATACGTTCATCGATGTGTTTGCCGGGGTGCTGAAAAACGCGGAAAAGAGGGACGGGAGCAAGCCATGA